One stretch of Francisella sp. LA112445 DNA includes these proteins:
- a CDS encoding sugar porter family MFS transporter produces MSDIIGRKVSILISCVIFILSTFIIMNAHGYDSLLIGRLVQGIAVGIVTIVIPLYIVEVMPENLRGKGIALFQLMLTLGIVGAGYVGYEFTKWFPSNGHWRDMFGTSMVPAIILLIGGLIFLPTSSRWLFMKGKAEKAKANLRKIYNENIVEYEYEKIKKSIGAGATFKDFLAGFKDKRVVVLFVSVALIAMLQQLTGINTFLQYSASLLVQSGLTASTTAVFSSTAIMLINFVVTIVALCLIDYAGRRPLVLFGTFVVFLALALMAICYYSLGASSLKGYCMLILLCVFIIGYAVGPGVCIWALLSEPLPNKMRSVGMSIALFLNSGMSFLYGSLFLPLSAHIGFAGLFVISAISALIYHILVRKNIPETGNLSLEDIEDNLYKA; encoded by the coding sequence GTGTCAGATATTATTGGTAGAAAAGTTTCTATTTTAATATCTTGTGTGATCTTTATTTTAAGTACATTTATTATTATGAATGCACATGGTTATGATAGTTTATTAATTGGTAGATTAGTGCAAGGTATAGCTGTTGGTATTGTTACTATAGTAATTCCTTTGTATATAGTAGAAGTTATGCCAGAAAATCTTAGAGGTAAAGGTATTGCGCTATTTCAGCTAATGCTTACACTTGGTATTGTGGGTGCTGGTTATGTAGGATATGAATTTACTAAATGGTTTCCTAGTAATGGCCACTGGAGAGATATGTTTGGAACATCTATGGTACCTGCAATTATTCTTTTAATTGGAGGATTGATATTTCTACCTACATCATCTAGATGGTTATTTATGAAAGGAAAAGCTGAGAAAGCAAAAGCTAATTTACGTAAGATATATAATGAAAATATAGTTGAGTATGAGTATGAAAAGATAAAAAAAAGTATTGGTGCAGGAGCAACATTTAAGGATTTTTTAGCAGGATTTAAAGATAAAAGAGTAGTGGTACTTTTTGTATCTGTAGCTTTAATTGCTATGCTTCAGCAGTTAACTGGGATTAATACATTTTTACAGTATAGTGCAAGCTTGTTAGTCCAGTCTGGTTTGACAGCTTCAACAACAGCGGTATTTAGTTCTACTGCAATAATGCTAATTAACTTTGTAGTCACTATTGTGGCTTTATGTTTGATTGATTATGCTGGAAGAAGACCTTTAGTTTTATTTGGAACCTTTGTAGTGTTTTTAGCGTTAGCTTTAATGGCAATTTGTTATTACTCTCTAGGTGCTAGCTCACTAAAAGGCTACTGTATGTTAATTCTTTTATGTGTATTTATCATAGGTTATGCAGTAGGTCCTGGTGTGTGTATTTGGGCTTTGTTATCAGAGCCTCTTCCAAATAAGATGAGAAGTGTAGGGATGTCCATTGCTTTATTCTTAAACTCTGGAATGTCTTTCTTATATGGCTCTTTATTTTTACCTTTATCAGCGCATATTGGTTTTGCGGGATTATTTGTTATAAGTGCTATTTCTGCATTGATATATCATATTCTTGTTAGAAAGAATATTCCTGAAACTGGTAATTTATCTCTAGAAGATATTGAAGATAACCTATATAAAGCATAA
- a CDS encoding phytanoyl-CoA dioxygenase family protein, giving the protein MFITNEDVIKFKEEGVVIKKLFSEEQVEKLKKAVYDSFIPEYVKKEKKMANIQFLQPRNRVDALQEVAANKDILEACSKLLEGGEPVIGGASLFYGEKGIEYVQGWHRDLLHVPEDEIDDFWFTKGYHHNNVQINIALNHDENLWFIKGSHNREFTEEEKKIFGDSKVIADVKYKDLPNAEKVVLKPGEAAFYNNNALHKGYAGTLKSDRMVVHLGYHSNKYDPTFNFCVINHHEFTPEYLNSLSARVEKLLQDHIIEKEQHPEVERFYQLHQQFINSAFETKEK; this is encoded by the coding sequence ATGTTTATAACTAATGAAGATGTAATTAAATTTAAAGAAGAAGGTGTTGTTATAAAAAAACTTTTTTCTGAAGAACAAGTAGAGAAGCTTAAAAAAGCTGTTTATGATTCTTTTATTCCTGAGTATGTTAAGAAAGAAAAAAAAATGGCAAATATTCAATTCTTACAACCAAGAAATAGAGTAGATGCTTTACAAGAAGTTGCTGCAAATAAAGATATTCTAGAAGCCTGCTCAAAATTACTAGAGGGTGGAGAGCCTGTCATTGGAGGAGCTTCGCTTTTTTATGGCGAAAAAGGCATAGAGTATGTTCAAGGTTGGCATAGGGATTTACTACATGTGCCGGAAGATGAGATAGATGATTTTTGGTTTACAAAAGGCTATCATCATAATAATGTGCAAATAAATATAGCTTTAAATCATGATGAGAATCTTTGGTTTATTAAAGGTTCTCATAATCGTGAATTTACTGAAGAGGAGAAAAAGATCTTCGGTGATTCAAAAGTGATAGCAGATGTTAAGTATAAAGATTTACCAAATGCTGAAAAGGTAGTGTTAAAACCTGGAGAAGCAGCTTTTTATAATAATAATGCTCTACATAAAGGTTATGCAGGAACATTAAAATCTGATCGAATGGTTGTTCATTTGGGTTATCATTCGAATAAGTATGATCCAACATTTAATTTTTGTGTGATAAATCATCATGAGTTTACACCAGAATATCTAAATAGTTTGTCGGCCAGAGTTGAAAAATTATTACAAGATCATATCATTGAAAAAGAGCAACATCCTGAGGTAGAAAGGTTTTACCAATTACATCAGCAGTTTATAAATAGCGCATTTGAAACAAAGGAGAAGTAA
- a CDS encoding sugar porter family MFS transporter, with product MKQTKGYVYIIMILGALGGILYGYDLGVMNAAVIFINKEIIMSHGQESLLLGSVLGGAL from the coding sequence ATGAAACAAACAAAAGGATATGTTTATATTATAATGATTTTAGGAGCCTTAGGTGGGATCTTATATGGCTATGATTTAGGTGTAATGAATGCAGCAGTCATTTTTATAAATAAAGAAATAATAATGTCTCATGGGCAAGAGTCTTTACTTTTAGGCTCCGTTTTAGGAGGGGCGCTTTAG
- a CDS encoding cupin domain-containing protein has product MSKHIHPDIEWVYVIKGSMTDERGSFKAGDFFINPIESEHSVTSGPDGCNILCCWCGEIKLL; this is encoded by the coding sequence TTGAGTAAACATATCCACCCTGATATAGAATGGGTATATGTCATAAAAGGATCAATGACTGATGAAAGAGGAAGTTTTAAGGCTGGAGATTTCTTTATCAATCCTATTGAATCAGAGCATTCTGTAACCTCTGGTCCCGATGGTTGTAATATACTATGCTGTTGGTGTGGAGAAATAAAACTTCTTTAA
- a CDS encoding GNAT family N-acetyltransferase encodes MLNKTPLLTDRFELEPLKQEHARKIFNLLQDKQIYDYIDDTPPSSLDKLEIKYKQREKQISPDNKYIWLNWIIKCKKSEKYIGYVQATIPILEKTAILGYVIFPAYWRKGIATETVNCVITELFKTYKVIEIKASIGKRNIASIALIKRLGFLEGGKECYFLRNNY; translated from the coding sequence ATGCTAAACAAAACACCTTTACTGACTGATAGGTTTGAATTAGAACCTCTTAAACAAGAACATGCAAGGAAAATATTTAATTTATTACAAGATAAACAGATATATGATTATATAGATGACACACCGCCATCTTCTCTAGATAAATTAGAAATCAAATATAAACAGCGAGAAAAACAAATATCTCCAGATAATAAATATATTTGGTTAAACTGGATAATCAAATGTAAGAAATCAGAAAAATATATTGGATATGTCCAAGCAACTATCCCTATTTTAGAAAAAACAGCTATTTTAGGATATGTTATTTTTCCAGCTTATTGGAGAAAGGGAATTGCTACAGAAACCGTAAATTGTGTTATAACAGAGCTATTTAAAACTTATAAAGTCATAGAAATAAAAGCTTCTATAGGTAAAAGAAATATAGCGTCAATCGCATTAATTAAACGTCTAGGTTTTCTAGAAGGTGGTAAAGAATGTTATTTTCTCAGAAATAACTATTAA
- a CDS encoding Gfo/Idh/MocA family oxidoreductase, which yields MKEVRWGIIGCGKVTEVKSGPAFYKVKGSKLVAVMRRDIELAKDYAKRHNVPKYYDNADDLINDADVNAIYIATPPSSHKEYTIKAANAGKAVYVEKPMAMNYQECLEMIAACKENNVPLYVAYYKRSLPRYQKIRSLIHDEKVIGNPRFVNSVLYDPFEKRYQDPENLPWHVIKEISGGGLFMDVGCHTLDILDYLLGKIVDVESQVTNQINKYPVEDSVAISFSFENGVVGTGIWNFSSYTNYDNIEIVGDKGKISFSMFGEGPIKIETESQTQSISLKHPKNVSIDMVEDVVNSILDNKNHTLSSAEISARTNKLIDKVYAG from the coding sequence ATGAAGGAAGTGCGGTGGGGAATTATCGGTTGTGGTAAAGTGACTGAAGTTAAAAGCGGACCAGCTTTTTATAAAGTTAAAGGCTCTAAGCTAGTAGCTGTTATGAGAAGAGATATTGAATTAGCTAAAGATTATGCAAAAAGACATAATGTACCGAAATATTATGATAATGCTGATGATTTGATTAATGATGCTGATGTTAATGCTATCTATATCGCGACACCACCGTCCTCTCACAAAGAATATACTATAAAAGCAGCAAACGCTGGTAAAGCTGTGTATGTCGAAAAGCCAATGGCAATGAACTATCAAGAATGCTTAGAGATGATAGCTGCTTGTAAAGAGAACAATGTGCCATTATATGTGGCGTATTATAAAAGGTCATTACCAAGGTATCAAAAGATAAGATCATTAATACATGATGAGAAAGTAATAGGTAATCCACGTTTTGTAAATTCTGTACTTTATGATCCTTTTGAAAAAAGATACCAAGATCCAGAAAACTTACCATGGCATGTTATCAAAGAGATTTCTGGAGGTGGTTTATTTATGGACGTTGGTTGTCATACCTTAGATATTTTAGATTATCTTTTAGGTAAGATAGTTGATGTAGAGTCACAGGTGACAAATCAAATTAATAAGTATCCAGTCGAAGATAGTGTTGCTATTAGCTTTTCTTTTGAAAATGGTGTCGTAGGGACAGGTATTTGGAATTTTAGTAGTTATACTAATTATGACAATATAGAAATCGTTGGAGATAAAGGTAAGATTAGTTTTTCCATGTTCGGAGAAGGACCTATAAAAATTGAGACAGAATCTCAAACACAAAGTATTTCTTTAAAACATCCAAAAAATGTTTCTATCGATATGGTTGAAGATGTTGTTAATTCAATTTTAGATAATAAAAACCATACTCTATCATCAGCAGAAATCTCAGCAAGAACAAATAAGTTAATTGACAAGGTTTATGCTGGTTAA